A single Thiovulum sp. ES DNA region contains:
- a CDS encoding site-specific recombinase XerD (PFAM: Phage integrase, N-terminal SAM-like domain; Phage integrase family) — MIPYEDEFIKHLISSGKSENTISSYLRDIRDLVEFSRALKKSVLELDRGDLRFFVPFLQKRDLSPSTINRKISSIKTYFRFLMKRGYILEDPLKVVQRPKIPSRIPRPLDAEKILYVLTSWKAEKDEEILAKDIITVLYSTGLRVSELLSLKGKDVDLSNMILRV; from the coding sequence AAGCGAAAACACTATATCCTCCTACCTAAGGGATATACGAGATTTGGTCGAGTTTTCCAGAGCTTTAAAAAAGTCCGTTCTCGAGCTTGATAGAGGGGATCTCAGGTTCTTTGTTCCCTTCTTGCAGAAGAGGGATCTAAGCCCGTCCACGATAAACAGAAAAATATCCTCCATTAAAACCTACTTCAGGTTCCTGATGAAGAGGGGATACATCCTTGAGGATCCGCTTAAGGTCGTGCAGAGGCCCAAAATCCCGAGCAGGATACCAAGACCCCTAGATGCGGAAAAGATCTTGTACGTTCTAACATCCTGGAAGGCCGAAAAGGATGAGGAGATTTTGGCAAAGGATATTATAACCGTCCTTTACTCGACGGGATTAAGGGTGAGCGAGCTTTTGTCGTTGAAGGGGAAAGACGTAGACCTTTCAAACATGATCTTGAGGGTTA